TGATTCTAAGGACAAAAGAGAGCTCGGGATAGCTTTTAAAAGACTCAGGGTTGATTCAGGAGACATAATTACCGGCAACGATGATCTAAAAAATTTCTGCATTGCTCCGTGGATCGAAGGTGTATTGGGGCTTGACGGAGAAATGAAGGTCTGCTGCAGAAATCCCATGCCCATGGGCAACTGGCAGCAAAACGGGCTTGAAACAGTCTGGAATAATGATAAATACAGATTCTTCAGACAACAGGTGAGCAAAGGTGCTTTCCCGAACCGCCACTGTAAAGAATGTTACAATGACGGATCTTTCAGCTCGCACACAAAGCTGTTCTGGGTTTATAACGAATTTGTTGCTAAATATCATTCTGTCCAGAAGAGAGAGACAGATGATTATGACATAGACGCTCTCTACTTCATATTCATGCACAAAATCAAAGCCATGACTCCGGAATATGAAAAAATGTTCTCAAAGTATTTCAGGTGCATCAAAAAAAATGCCTGGAAAGAACGCCATGTTTCATGCACCACGGCAGAATGGAAAAACATTCTGCACAAGCTTGACCTTGTGGGCAAAAGTCTGAAGTCATTTCTTGAATCAAAAGACACTTGCGATGTCATAGCACCGGTTAGACAGGTTGAACTGATAAACAGATGCAACGCAAGATGCATACACTGTCTTGGGCTTCATAACGGATCTGTCTCGACAGGTGGAATCCTTGACGACAAATACGTTGACGAGGCATTTCACAAACACACAGACATCATGAGATTCTTCATGAATGGCACCGAATTTCTTCTATACCCAAAATGGAAAAAGGCGGCTGAAATTCTGAAAAAAAGCGGCAGCAGAGTAGAAATAAGCTCCAACGGAATCCTTCTGACAGAGAAAAACGTCAGGCATATAATTGATAACGGCATTGCAGACGATCTGAGCGTTAGCCTTGACGGAGCCCAAAAAAAAACAATTGAAACGATAAGGGTAAATGTAGAATTTGACAAGCTGGTCAAAAACATCAGGTTCATGCTCAAGCATGCAAAAAATGCAAAAAAGCGGCCTGAAATAAGTTTTTCATTCGTACTGATGAAAAAAAACTATAGAGAGCTGCCAGAGCTCATCAAACTTCTCAACAAACTGGGTGATTCAGACAGATCAATATCAGAAAAGATCAAAATATCCATAAGACCCCTCGAGTATTACGGCACATCAGAGAACTACATAAAATTCTATGAAACCCAGCATCATTCATTCATTTCAAAAATTGATCTGATTTATGTTGTTATCAGAACCGTCATGGAATCACTGAAAACAGGTATTAAAATCAATATATTCGGAATGACGGTCAAAAAATTC
The Desulforegula conservatrix Mb1Pa DNA segment above includes these coding regions:
- a CDS encoding radical SAM protein; its protein translation is MKKSKEIDYRLEEVKYSSGFHEVESGYRFTDGKASIEPKNIESSESYAIHIDYYSSDNSLDKDLSIIINGNIAPQITIRSTLPDYVKMFVFEFDKPVKIEKLDILSSSKKMSEVPDSKDKRELGIAFKRLRVDSGDIITGNDDLKNFCIAPWIEGVLGLDGEMKVCCRNPMPMGNWQQNGLETVWNNDKYRFFRQQVSKGAFPNRHCKECYNDGSFSSHTKLFWVYNEFVAKYHSVQKRETDDYDIDALYFIFMHKIKAMTPEYEKMFSKYFRCIKKNAWKERHVSCTTAEWKNILHKLDLVGKSLKSFLESKDTCDVIAPVRQVELINRCNARCIHCLGLHNGSVSTGGILDDKYVDEAFHKHTDIMRFFMNGTEFLLYPKWKKAAEILKKSGSRVEISSNGILLTEKNVRHIIDNGIADDLSVSLDGAQKKTIETIRVNVEFDKLVKNIRFMLKHAKNAKKRPEISFSFVLMKKNYRELPELIKLLNKLGDSDRSISEKIKISIRPLEYYGTSENYIKFYETQHHSFISKIDLIYVVIRTVMESLKTGIKINIFGMTVKKFIAYGFPFPGRYEG